Genomic window (Oryza sativa Japonica Group chromosome 3, ASM3414082v1):
TACTTATTACCTCTGTTCTTAAATACATGTTGTCCTAAAATATGTGCACTTAAATCTAGAAATGTTAAATTATTGATTAATACCATAATTAGGATTTGACATGAGGGAATAGTATTGATATAATCATAATAAAAAGCACGGTATAGTTATAATTTCAATAGCTGTACTCCTTTAAAAATCTCTACTGGTGGTGCCAGTGAATCTGCCATCTTGCTTTTGCAGTATTTTACAAATTATCCCCTCATATTTTCTAATGTAGTCCAATATTTCGGTCAAACAAGTGAATAACCAATAATCAAGTGAGCAAACAAGTGAGACTAGAATATATTTTGCTATGATatatcatgattttttttcctctgtcCATAGCAAAGCTTAAGCATTTTGCTAGTCTACGATAATAAACATATAGTTAGAAAAGACAGTGATAAAACATATGCATTACATACTATATGTAGATGTTTAAAATGACAGGCAAACGGATGTAGTACTACATAGTAGGTTAGGACAAGTGGTAGTATGATTTATAcactagaagaaaaaaatataagaaaatgaATTTTAAGAAGCATTAAGCAAAGTAATCAGTGACAACAATTTAGTGCTTTGAAAAAAGGGCCCTAATTAAATGCTCATCGTCATAAAGAAATGATGTTTGTTCAGTACTAGTATTAAATGCTACTGTACACGCGTCAAAAATATGAATTACCAATTTGTAGCAGTGTATAGTCTGGGAAAGACTGGGATTATTGTCCCCGTTATTTTCCGATGATGTCACGAAAGCCTCCATAAGGCAACAATTGGCTCTACTGTTTGTgcatttctaaattttaatattgTACCGTACTGAtatgtagcatttttttttcattgataCTTCAATCATGGAAataatgacagaaaaaaaaatccacactTTCTCCATTTTCAAATGTTTTTTGAGAGAATCCTCCACTTCCGGTTAAGATTAATCCTTCAAACCTTGgttatttgtttatttatcCATACCGGGCCTCATCCAACTGGCAAGGCCCATGAGAAGGCCCAAGACGACGACTACTAAACTCGCTCCCTGGAAGCCTTAAATTAAGCTTTGAATCGGGCCATGGCCCACCATCCCGAAAGCCCCGAAGCCTTCCACTCGTACGACGCCACGTGTCGAATCTCTGCCGGCGCGTGTACAACCGGGGCCCACTCACTCTCACTCATCGAGTCGCCCGAATTCAAATTTCTCCGGCACGAGGAAAAGGCGGCCAACTCCATCTCTATCTCCCCAAATCCTCCCCCAAATCGCCGACCAAATCACTCCCCCATCGCCGCAAAAAAGCCACGCGATCTccctgcgccggcggcggcaacgacctGCGGCATGGCGCAGACGCCGAACCCTAGCCGGAGGTCGTTGGtggggccgccgccgcacccgttCCTGACGCCGCGGCCGGAGCGGCGCCAGCTGGAGCTGCGCTGGGCGGACGGGGGCTCGCAGAGCTCCGCGCGCCGCAGCGGGGTCGGGTTaaccggaggaggcggcggcggcggcggcgggagcgagaTGAAGGACTGCGAGGCCAACGTGCAGGTTGTGCTCCGGTGCAGGTAAGGTGCTCTGGAGTTTGCTCCACCGCTTAGCCGTTAGGCGATATGGCGAATCCTAGTCCGAGAGTTCAAACCGCTTCTACTTGGGAGTTCATCCTATTCGGCAGCTGTGAAAAATACTGAACAGATTGCTGCTAAATACTCGGGGTGGGAGAATGTGTTGTTAACTGTTCATTTGCGCTCGGCTATGGTGTCTCTGATGCGTTTGTCTGAAATGGTGCGCAATCAGGCCACTAAGCGAGGAGGAGCAGAGAGCGAATGTGCAGAGTGCCATCTCTTGCGATGACTTGAAGAGGGAGGTCACTGTGTTGCACAGCCTATTCAAGCAAGCAGACAAGACGTTCACCTTTGATAAGGTAACGCCACTACCGGCCACTCAGTTTCTCTGCTTGTAATGtgggtttatttttttcgaTGCTTGCAGTAGTGTCAAACAGTTGCCATGTGGTTTGATGGTTGATTTCTAGAGGGTCAGAATCTTATGCATCGTAAAATCTTAACATAATTTCATATTGCTGAATACAGGAGGATTGATATTGTTTCTCATGAACTTTGTTATATGTACGTTGTTGTTTTATCCCCAGGTTTTTGGTCCAAAAGCTCAGCAAAGGTCGATATATGATCGTGCTGTTAAGCCGATCGTTAAAGATGTGCTTGAGGGCTACAATTGTACTGTATTTGCCTTCGGGCAAACTGGAACTGGGAAAACATATACGATGGAGGGAGAGATGAGGCAGAAGGTACTGTACAAATTGAAACTTTGTGAGAAGTGAGAAGTTACATGCAGCAACTAAATTATTTGCCTCATCTAATCTTTTAGGCCAGTGAACTGTCAGCTACTGCTGGTGTCATCCCAAGAGCAGTGCGCGATATCTTCGATATTTTGGAAGAACGAAAGGCTGACTATAGCATGAAGGTAACCTTCTTGGAGCTCTACAATGAAGAAATCACAGATCTGTTGGCCTTAGAGGACCAGAGCAGATTCCCTGAAGATAGACAGAAGAGGGCAATATCTCTCATGGAAGATCGCAAAGGCGGGGCAGTCATCAGAGGCCTTGAAGAGGTCGTTGTCTACAGTGCTAGTGAGATATACAATCTTCTAGAACATGGGTCAGCTAGGAGGCGTACTGCTGACACTGCACTAAATAAGCAAAGCAGGTACATGATTTGTTCACTTCCCTTTTTCCTTACAGTGCCAATAGGGTTGTCAATTGGATACTGACAATGTGCACCTCTGGACCTGCAGCCGATCACATTCTGTCTTTTCTATATACATCCATGTCAAAGAAACAACAGTAGGGAATCAGGAACTCCTGAAGTGCGGGAGATTGAACCTTGTAGACTTGGCAGGATCAGAGAATATTGCTCGGTCAGGTGCAAGAGAGGTATCCGGTTCTGTTGCTGACTGATTTGTGATTCTGATTAAATTGTCCTGTCATCACTTACTAGCTTAGTTAATCATTCCCGGTGCATTGTTTGAATAATGGCATTGAAGAACTCTATCCAATTCAGGAATGTCATAGGCCCTCTAATTATCATTGTTGGCTTTCAATAGTATGTTCACATTAAAAATGAAAACACTCTTTTAGTGTTGACTGAGAACTTTGATGTGTCCTATGTTGTTGAAACTGAATATTTTATGTTTCACATTCCATTTTACTGTCATACTAACGTAGGATGTTAGTCCATTTTGAAATCATGATTTCTAGCATGCTGATAGGGTAGAGCAAGAGAAGCAGGAGAGATGAATAAGAGCTTGTTAACCCTGGGTCGTGTTATTACTGCACTTGTGGAACATTCGGTTCATGTGCCATACAGGTAATACCGCTGTGCTTGTATTAGACTTATAAGCTCATAATCATTTCTGTTAACTGAGGCTGGCAGTAATGCATTTTCTTTCATACACTCACCAGGGACAGTAAGCTCACCAGACTGCTAAGGGAATCTTTAGGTGGAAAAGCCAAAACGTGCATAATAGCTACGGTTTCTCCCTCCATCCATTGCCTAGAAGAAACAGTAGTTACACTTGATTATGCTTATCGTGCTAAAAGCATAAAAAACAAGCCAGAGGTGCTACTTAACTTCTTTTCATGCATTGTACTATTTTTATCCATTTTATGGACTCAACTATCTTGCAGGCAAACCAAAAAGTTTGCAAATCTGTAATACTCAAGGATCTCTACCAGGAAATGGAAAGAATGAAACAAGGTTATCTTCAATTTTCTTGTTTTCCTTTTGTTACTCACATTATTACAGGATCTCAAGTGTATATCACTAAATTATCAGATGTAAAAGCTGCAAGGGAAAAGAATGGAATTTATATTCCTCAGGAAAGGTTTGCTCTTGAGGAGGCAGAGAAAAAGGTATAATACTTCAGATTTTATATGGAACCTCTGTGTAAATGTTTCATGtttgtttaattattttaaCTATTTCTTGCAGACAATGAGGGATAAAATAGAATATTTGGAAACTCAGAATAAAGAGTTGAAGGTGAGGACTGAAGCATTTGAagaacttcctttttttttctgggaaaGAATGTCCCTTTTGTGGATGTATGCCTTTTAAGATCTTCACATTTTTCTCAATGTGCATGTCTAGATGAATATCGAAAGTTGCAAGAAGGAATATCTTGATCTTGAAGAAGCTCATTCTAGGGCTAACATTTCGCTCAAGGAAAAGGAGTTCATAATATCAAACTTACTGCATGCTGGTAATTGTTTGAAATCTTAAGTaaccatgtattttttttgcttGAAGATCTTAATACTTGAATACGCAAAGATTTATGTTAAAATGTTTTGATTCTTGAATCTTCTCCATATGACTGGATAGAGCAATCAATTGTTGAACGTGCAAAGGATATACGCGGTGCCTTGGAGAATGCATCTGGGGATATCTCTGCTCTTGTAGATAAACTTGGTAAACACAGTCTCACTCTCACCTACtctccgttttttttttaaacttgtaCTGACCGTGCTCGGTACTTTTGACAAAATACTAATAGGAAGGCAATCCAACACTGAAGCTGAAAATAAAGGGCTGCTATTTGATTTCCGGTCTCAATTGGATCACGGTCTTGACCTTCTGCACGACACAGTTGTTGGATGTGTTTGCGAACAACGTCAGTTTTTGGAATCTATGaatgaacaaaacaaaatatactTCTCAGCAAAATCTGAGGTATGACTACTAAAATActcaatttatttattattcagTTCATCCCTCTCCTAGAACACTGAAATACCCTCATTACGCAACTGCTTCCAGTCAACGAGCCAATTGGAGAGAAGAATAGCAAAAGCCAAAGATATATATGCCTCTGGAGTTCAGTGCATGAATCAGCTTGCTAATACTCTACACCAGCGTTCTATTGCACACTCTGAGCAGATGGGTCTAAACATATTGTCTCATGCAACAAGAGCTGCCAATGTAAAGAATAATAGCACTTCCAGTTTTAATTATGATCTGACAAAAGTAATCAAAGTACTGTGCAGTATATAATTACGTTTTGTTTTGTTGCAGTTTCTAGCAGTGATGGTTTCAGAGGCTGAGCAAGTATCAAATGACGTTTTTAAGTCTATTTCTGAACTCAAGGAACTATTAGCTTTTTCCGCTGATCAGCAAGAAGTAGTAAGTCTCTATTGTCCTTGAAATACTTGCAAGAAGATGCAACTCATCCTGAAAACTTTCCTTGCAGATGTTTAAAAGAGATCTTGTATCAGCACAAGTCATGTCCAAGACATCGATTGATTTCTTCGAAGATATCAGGGGTCATGCGTCTAGGCTTATCGAACATATGGAGCAAAGCCAAGCAGAAAGCTCGTCCCAGCTCCTTAAATTCGAGGAGGATTTTAAGGTGATTGATTTGGTGTATGCAATGATAAAGTTCATTTATGTATTGTGTCGCTGATGATATCCTTCATTCTGATAGGAACTCTCTGTTCGAGAAGAGCAGGCTGCTCTTGATAAGATTGCTGGAATTTTAGCGGGCTTGACAGCCAAGAAATCTACAATGGTCAGCTTATCTATAGCCTGAGCAAATCCGTTATCCAAGTCTCACTCTATATCTTTGGAATAACAAGGTTCCCTTTATCAGGTATTGGACTGTGTAGGACAGCTGAACGGGAAATGCAGAGAAGAGCAGAAACATCTTAAATTGCAAATTTCCAACCTACAAAAGGTTTCAGACAGCGGAGGAAAGGAGGCCGCAGCCTATGCTGCAAAGGTAGAGAGCCAGTTCAGTGAGGATAAGTTATCACATTGTAAAATTAAAGATCAAATGGAAGACATCTTGCAGCAAAGGTACCAGTCTCACTTGCCTACCTCCTTtctggaataagttcattttttggCCTCTctcatttgtcccaaaataagttcattttatatCGGAATTTGTGAAAGCAAATGATAAATGCATTGGAACATAAAGTGGGGAATGATTGCATGGAGATTTGATAAAGTTGGGGTATTTTAGTATTTTTGGTTTTGCATTGGTATGTGTAGGATGGGTGAAAactgaacttattttgggatggatggaatACTTCCTTGTAAAATGCTTCTACTGCCACTTTTATTATGCTAAACGGGCATTGTTGACTGCAGCTTGAAGAAAACTGTACATTCTGTTTCTTACTGGTCACATACCGAAACATCTTTAGAACATCTGAATAAGATCTCAGTGGTGGAAGCTGATGATTTTATTGAGTAAGTTGTCACCTCTTTAAAGAAGTAACCATCATGGGTGATCTGATAGCCTTTCAGTTAAAAGCCTTTTCTGGCTTCACTTACTATTTTCTTTCATGCAgagaaacaagaaaagaaaatgaaagcaTATTACAGAAGATGCTGATTGTTTCTACACAGAATGATGCAAAGTTTGCCGCCATTACATCTGACATGTTGACTGCTGTCAAGGGTAATACATCCACCTGACTACCTGGATTACATAATTATTTTACAAGGATGGGTTTTTTCTTGACATAGTGCATGCTCATTTCCAGATTCTCACTTGCGCGATAGTGAAAGTAGAATGAGAATAGAAACTGTGTTTGCCACTTCCTCAGACCATTTGGAAATGTTAGACACAAAACACAGTCAAGGCACCGAATCTATAAGAAGCATGACAGCCAAATGTCTTGAAAGGGATTATAAGGTAAGCTATTGCTCTTCTCAGTGCAGTTTGGACTATAATTGAAAGGGCATTCTTTTACCATGTATGATTATAGAAGATAACAGAAAGGCTACAAACCATATTTTAAGCCTGTATCAACCATAACAAAATTGTATTCATCTGGGATATACAATTTTTCAATGCTTTTAGAGGACTAAGGCAAATCCCTAAATGCAATGACTATATCATATCATCCTTAATTATCATATCTAATGACCATTCATCACTAATGCTGGCCACCTAACAGGCGAATAGTCCAGTTCGGCGTCGTCCAGGGGAGCTAATGACTAATGCGTACAGTTTAGAATCAATCGAGCAATTGAGAACCCCTGTACCAGATTTGGTGGTGAAATTCAGATCAGAGAACAATTTGGATGAAGTGGACAAAGGAAAGCGATATGTGGATCAAGGGACACGTACTCCTAGAAGTCCTCTCATGCCAGTCAATCACTATAACAAGTGATAAGGAAAAACAAATTGTAAAATTACTCAATTGTTGTAAAGATGGCAAGATCTCTTGCCCATTATCACCCTCTTAATTTAGCGTGTATCAGCAATCAGATTCTGTATGCAATTGTTTCCGATCTTAGGAATGTGGATGCCAAACAATCGATATGATATGATGTAAAAACCAACCTATCTTGTTGGTGCTGTATTGCTTTCCAAGGTTTTATGCAGTCGAATTTATCAGTAATGGTTTTTGTATAGATATGTATGGAATCTTTGACTCTATCCTGACTTACATGGTAACTCCGATTGGGTGATTGCTAATAAGGTTGCAAGTATGGTAAGCTttaaagggagtatatatgcatTCCTTCTGCAAATTTGCCCTTTCCATTCGTTGATATGTATAAAGCCGAATTGCTCGACCTTCTCATTTGTTGATACCTGCCGTAATGCTGAATCGATCAACCTTCTGATCAGTAGTTTCATGTCACCTGTCCATATCAGCGACTAAGAGGCAACAGGAGAAGGCAAAGAGGAGAACAGCAAGAGTATACTGAGAAGGTGGAGAGAACAATACTCAGAACAACCTTATGGAGCAGAGTCTCGCTGACAAAGATAATTTTGCGTCGCCCGCGGACCTAGAGGTATGTCCGCGTCTTCATTTGCTTCTGAAATTTCTGTCCGTTTTCATCGAGAGAATGCCTGCCATTCGCCATTTGTTCGTTCATTGAAGGTAGTGCTCCAGAATGGAGATCTACTTACAGACTCAAGGGTACCCTGTGTAGGAGTGTTCATCTGCACATTGTAGTCTTTAAAATCTTCTACATGTTTCACAGGCAAAAACGAAATCGCAATATGTCTTTTAGGTAACAACGATTTATTGCAAGTAGCCAAAGCTGTATCATGTTACAAGTTGCATTAATCTTTTGGCAGTATTATATCTTTTGGTGACAAACGGTCGTTCTTGAACATGTTAAACATATTAATCTAATCTTAGTACTCTTTCAAATGGTGGCATAGACAAGATAAGTATTATGTACCAAaggtccaaaaaaaataaagaacaaTGTACCAAGTTGCATGAACCTCTACAAGTATAGTGTCAATAGCCACTTGAGCAGAAACTGAATACTCTCACCGTCATGAAATGTATGCTCAATACTACAATGTCATAATTGGACCACACATGCGCTTACCAATTGATGGGCTTAAGAAGCAAAACTAGAAATCCAATGACAATACACTTTAAATTACCAGTAGGTGACTGTATATTTCTACGTACTAATTTTGCATCCATAATACTAGCTTACAACTAACCAGATATGGTTAGTTTGTGAATCAAAAGTAAAGCTTTTACCAAGTCCCTTCCTATGTTTGCAGGAACGCAAATGTTTGGAGGAAAAGCTTTACTGGATCAGGCTGGAGCTGCAAAGAACAATCGCCCTATCTGCAGACGCCGACGAAACAATCTGCAAGCTATCATCCGCCGCGCGCAGGACGATGCAGGAGAGGGACGAGGCGAGGAGCCAGGGGAAGATCCTACTGGCGGAGCTCCAGGCAAGAAGGAACGCCCACGCGATGCTCGCGAGGAGAGCCCTCGTCTCCCAATCCGCGTCGCCTGACGCAGCAGCCTTCGCGGTCCACAGCAGCTGCAGCCGCGCTCTGCGGATGGGTCCCAAACCGTTCGCCGGGACGCCGCAAGGGCAACGAGACGCTCCGCACACGGAGGCGGGATGCACCTACCGGTTTGCTGGATCCGGCGGCCACAAGAACAccgctgcttctgctgctgctgcttgttcAACCAGTGCTGTTGTGCCGTCCTCCGGCCATGAGTTTGCTTGCTCAAGCCAGGAGGAGGATTCTTTCGACCCTGACATGTTCCTGGTTGATCCCTCGGAATCGCCGCAGGATTTTGCTGCAAACACGTCGAGCTCTGGCGTGCGGGATGATAGGCAATGGTGCGTCCTTGAACAGGCGAACCTGCAGGTCAGCAACTTATATAGCACACACAAGCAGTAGTATCTGCTTTAGTCTAAACTTATGTTAGCATTTGCATATGGAGAAGAGAAGCAACTCGGTTTGGCTTAGCGTCTGTTCTAATTGATGCCAAGAtgaaccttaccaaaatttatcaatattaaaattttgataaattaataaaattatcaaaattttatgaTTGGTTTAATAATGTTGTCAAAATTCCATACACATAACCAATATATTTGATAACAAACTACATGTAACAACGTAATTTGGCTCTCGCGTTCCTAACATGCTCTCTCGATACGTGACGAGAACCACGGGAACGTTGTGATACGGATCGCCTCACTTGTACCCCATACATACGCCATGCGATGCACGGCCGCACGCACGCTGAGACTGCgcagagaattttttttcccgtTTCCACCGTCTCGTTTCGCAGACGACTCCTGCTCTGCCTCTCGTTACGCGTGCGACTGCGACTCACCCGCGACGGGAGGACAACGACGGCGAGAAGAGAGGCTTCTCGGCAGCGGCCCGACCCACACCGCTGTCCGGACCGCAGGCTCGCCAACCGCACGGAACGGGCCGAAACTAAGCCGAGGCCTAGCCGTGAACGGACTCCCAGCCCAACCCACCCACGGAAGAGGGAAACCGATTCgagcccacctcctcctcttccccccaGCCACACCCCCACCGTCAGCCCCCATCATCTTCTCCACTTCCCCTTCGAATCTAGGGTTACGACTCCGAccaacctcgccgtcgccaagcTCGCCGACTCACCGGCCTTCCTCGTCGGCCGCGGCGCAGAGGGAGAAGGTGGGGAGCGAAGATGCCGCAGCGGCACTCGAAGAACAACAACGACCTCGCCTTCTTCACGTACGAGGAGAAGCGGAAGCTCGGGTACGGCACGCAGCGGGAGCGCCTCGGCAAGGACTCCATCAAGCCCTTCGACGCCTGCTGCCTCTGCCTCAAGCCGCTCATCCACCCGCTCTGCTGCCCCAAGGGCCACACCTTCTGCAAGGAGTGCATCCTCGAGTGCCTCCTCGCCCAGAAGAAGGACATCAAGCGGTACCCCCAGATTCGATCCCGTCCATCAATTGGTCATATCATGAACGGTTTAATCTTAGATTTGGGCAGTTTAGCTGTCGGAATTGTGAAGTTGGTGGTTGCTAGTTGCTTGAAGAATTCTTGCGTTCCTTGTATAGTATGGATTTGGACTATTTGGTTGCTGTGAGCTGAGCCTGCGAGTTGTCGAAGTCCAAGCGTCTTGGGCGTTCGGAGGGCATCTCTTGTGAGTTTTGGTTGCATGCCACAGCAGATGTTGTGATGGAACTAATCGCAATACTGCGATGTAGTTTTGTCTTGATATTCCTGATTGAATTACTAGTGGGGGAAAAGTTAGATTTGTTTCGTTAGCTTTAGGTCACACCTGAATTTAGAATGAAATGATCTCCTATTGCGAATTGCCAATGGTCATTGGATTAATATGCCTAGCATATGTCATCACGGTCGATGACTGGTGAAGGATCCTTCACCAATATGTCGTGGTGATAGACCCTGTATAGTACAGGCTCAGTAGCCATGACTATGGTACCTTAGGCACCTAAACCTATGTCATTCTTTGGCTTGTTTTCACAGTATGTTTGTTAACCTCTTAGTGTTGATAGGCAAAGTGGTCTCCCTTTTGTACTTTGCTTACCTAGAATTCCTGTGGCCTAATGGACATCTGAAATCTCCGTACATAATCTTAAATCTTCTGCTTGTATAACTGAATGAATCGGATGGAATTCTGAGTGTTAATTCTTGTTCTTCCAGCAAACTTGCTGCTCATGAGGCCCAGAAAAAGCTggagaaggaagaggaggatgaGAAGCGTATGCTGCAAAAGTCCAAGGAGTTGGACGCTTTTGATCAGCAGAATCATGGAGCCGTCCCCCAATACCACGATCGCAGCGGCTCTGAAGACAAGAATGGTTTTCATGGAGCAAACAGCGTGAAGGTTACTTCCTTTGAGGAGGAAGCCCTTCGCAACATGAAGGCATTCTGGCTTCCATCAGCTACACCTGAAGCTACTGCCAAAGTAGAAGCTCCCTCCACTGACACAATCTGCCCCGAGGGACAGGAGAAGCTCAAGTTGAAATCGCTCTTCCCTATCTCCTTCACTGAAGAAAACACCGACCAGAAAAACAAGAAGTCGGTGGAGAAGAGCTACATGTGCCCCAGTTGCAAGTCTACCCTAACAAACACCATGTCCCTGGTGACGATCAGCACGTGTGGCCATGTCTTCTGCAAGAAGTGCTCTGACAAGTTCCTTGTAACTGATAAGGTCTGCTTGGTGTGCAACAAACCGTGCAAGGAGAGGAATTTCGTTCCTTTGGAAAAAGGAGGAACTGGATTCGCTGCCCATGATGAGCGTCTAGAGGCGAGAGATTTCAAGCATTTGGGGAGTGGTTCTGGACTGGGTTTAGTGAAACCTGCCCCAAAGAACTACTAGCCTCAAAATATCTTAGCTGCTGTTGTATATTATTTATGTTAACCTGAAAATTTTGTTTCAAGCATCCCCTTTCGCTGTGAACAGTCTGGAGCAAATTCAGTCTTGTTATGCTAGTGGCACTATGGTTGCTAATTGCAGCTTTGCTTATTTGCTATGGCTAAATGCGTTAGTTCGCAGCTGTTGTACTATTTATCTACCAAGTTTGAAGCACAGTCAAAATCATCTTTCTTGTTACATCGAAGCTATCGAATATGTATCGCATGATCTGATGGTAGgatcgtgtgtgtgtgtgtgtacatATATTGTTTTTCAGCCAAAGTCAatgtacaaaaaaaaaggtaaaaagagAATTGGAAAAACATAAAGCTCTCACATATCTCCACCACAATCACAACAGGAACGGATTGGTCCCATTTTGTCAGTCAGTGCTCAGTACGAGACAAGGCCAAAAGTTCTAATGAGGATAATGGAAATGCTGACCTGGCTTCCTTGCCCTCCACTCACACAGACACACAGACTACACTTGAAAAGCGAACGAGCCAGTCCTAGCAGCAAAGGATAACTTGACTGGAGGAAGGCAAGAACACGTATTTTCTTCAGGTTCATAGCTACTCCTGCAGGTGAAATGGCAAGCCTGCAGAATTTGATCTGCTCCGTTTCCAAGCAGGTGTGTGCTTGTGCCCTCTTCTCATCGTTTTCTGAATCTTGTTTATTTCACCACTTTATATCGGTGTTGTTTTCAGTTGGTTGCTCCAAATTGTGCTGTTACCAGCAAGCTGAATGCGTCTCCTCTGTCAGTCGTCAACGCTAGCTCGAGTGAAGCATCCTCGGATGAAAAGAGTAAATTCCTCTCTGTCAGTTCTCTCGATGCATTTTGTTTCTGAagattaacattttttttggctGATTATCTCTCCATCTTACAGATGTGACAAGGAGGAGATTAGCTCTGCTTGGTGCTGGAGCATTAGCCACTGGTCTGCTAAAGAGCAGCTCTGCATATGCTGAAGGCATGGCCATCTGAACTGTCGCATGGTTTTATTTCAGTACTAGGTTGTCTGCATGTTACATACAAGTTCCCACTTCTCAAGTAGCCATTAAGCCTTTATGGCACCATGAGATGATACTAACTCGGATTGTTCCTATATTCCAGAAGTGCCAAAGAATTACAAGTCTTATGTGGATTCAAAAGATGGATATTCATACCTGTATCCAGCTGATTGGAGGGTAGGTTGCAATATTTTCGTCTTGAAGAACAG
Coding sequences:
- the LOC4332437 gene encoding E3 ubiquitin-protein ligase CSU1, whose product is MPQRHSKNNNDLAFFTYEEKRKLGYGTQRERLGKDSIKPFDACCLCLKPLIHPLCCPKGHTFCKECILECLLAQKKDIKRKLAAHEAQKKLEKEEEDEKRMLQKSKELDAFDQQNHGAVPQYHDRSGSEDKNGFHGANSVKVTSFEEEALRNMKAFWLPSATPEATAKVEAPSTDTICPEGQEKLKLKSLFPISFTEENTDQKNKKSVEKSYMCPSCKSTLTNTMSLVTISTCGHVFCKKCSDKFLVTDKVCLVCNKPCKERNFVPLEKGGTGFAAHDERLEARDFKHLGSGSGLGLVKPAPKNY
- the LOC107278712 gene encoding kinesin-like protein KIN-5B; this encodes MAQTPNPSRRSLVGPPPHPFLTPRPERRQLELRWADGGSQSSARRSGVGLTGGGGGGGGGSEMKDCEANVQVVLRCRPLSEEEQRANVQSAISCDDLKREVTVLHSLFKQADKTFTFDKVFGPKAQQRSIYDRAVKPIVKDVLEGYNCTVFAFGQTGTGKTYTMEGEMRQKASELSATAGVIPRAVRDIFDILEERKADYSMKVTFLELYNEEITDLLALEDQSRFPEDRQKRAISLMEDRKGGAVIRGLEEVVVYSASEIYNLLEHGSARRRTADTALNKQSSRSHSVFSIYIHVKETTVGNQELLKCGRLNLVDLAGSENIARSGAREGRAREAGEMNKSLLTLGRVITALVEHSVHVPYRDSKLTRLLRESLGGKAKTCIIATVSPSIHCLEETVVTLDYAYRAKSIKNKPEANQKVCKSVILKDLYQEMERMKQDVKAAREKNGIYIPQERFALEEAEKKTMRDKIEYLETQNKELKMNIESCKKEYLDLEEAHSRANISLKEKEFIISNLLHAEQSIVERAKDIRGALENASGDISALVDKLGRQSNTEAENKGLLFDFRSQLDHGLDLLHDTVVGCVCEQRQFLESMNEQNKIYFSAKSESTSQLERRIAKAKDIYASGVQCMNQLANTLHQRSIAHSEQMGLNILSHATRAANFLAVMVSEAEQVSNDVFKSISELKELLAFSADQQEVMFKRDLVSAQVMSKTSIDFFEDIRGHASRLIEHMEQSQAESSSQLLKFEEDFKELSVREEQAALDKIAGILAGLTAKKSTMVLDCVGQLNGKCREEQKHLKLQISNLQKVSDSGGKEAAAYAAKVESQFSEDKLSHCKIKDQMEDILQQSLKKTVHSVSYWSHTETSLEHLNKISVVEADDFIEETRKENESILQKMLIVSTQNDAKFAAITSDMLTAVKDSHLRDSESRMRIETVFATSSDHLEMLDTKHSQGTESIRSMTAKCLERDYKANSPVRRRPGELMTNAYSLESIEQLRTPVPDLVVKFRSENNLDEVDKGKRYVDQGTRTPRSPLMPVNHYNK